In one Cloacibacillus porcorum genomic region, the following are encoded:
- a CDS encoding efflux transporter outer membrane subunit, translating into MTTSALLAALFIGSFFHIDLGPKITSPLAYDMPPAYVSSVSGDIRADKAAPVEKITPDTAWWTLFNEPVLNQCIDEAFRRNRDLEGALAAVAQSRAAFKVARGEQRPSLNAQLDASRSYILGGAEGKRDETNLLEPAGGVSYEMDLWGKLQKATRAARENILATEAAKNTVRLSLAGEVAKNYFSLRAADRQIQIAQENLKSQQRTLDLSKYQYEQGQVSELEVRRNEALVASTAVQVQQLQLAMTQYETSLLLLMGRDPKEFAAREVPRGAYIAELPPCPSIPEGLPAELLTQRPDILQAAFNYRTALANIGSAKAAQYPTISLSGLIGNVNNSVSDMLDGPTGWAAAAGIVAPLYNGGKLEANVKKTEAAAQQALAQYYKTVQNAMKETIDAINANEKSEEVVALEIKQEEAQRRAFELAQSQYLDGMTSQLDLLDAQRSLLAVQLQLEGSRADRLNSAVGLCLALGGGWQYRAGDDLETKELPTPWKDKKEAGKKQ; encoded by the coding sequence ATGACTACCAGCGCGCTTTTAGCGGCACTTTTTATCGGGTCGTTTTTTCATATAGACCTGGGGCCAAAGATAACGTCTCCGCTGGCGTACGATATGCCGCCAGCCTATGTGAGCTCCGTCTCCGGCGACATCCGGGCAGACAAAGCTGCTCCGGTGGAAAAGATAACGCCAGATACCGCTTGGTGGACGCTATTTAACGAACCGGTCCTCAATCAGTGCATCGACGAGGCCTTCAGGCGCAACCGTGATCTCGAAGGAGCCCTGGCCGCTGTCGCCCAGTCGCGCGCCGCGTTCAAGGTGGCGCGCGGTGAACAGCGCCCCTCCTTGAACGCCCAGCTTGACGCTTCTCGTTCATATATTCTTGGCGGCGCGGAGGGTAAACGCGATGAGACAAATTTGCTTGAACCCGCCGGCGGCGTAAGCTACGAGATGGACCTCTGGGGCAAGCTCCAGAAGGCTACCCGCGCGGCGAGAGAAAACATCCTTGCGACCGAAGCGGCGAAGAACACGGTCCGTCTGTCATTGGCTGGCGAGGTGGCGAAGAATTACTTCTCACTGCGCGCCGCCGACCGGCAGATACAAATCGCCCAGGAAAACCTCAAGTCACAGCAGAGGACACTTGACCTGAGCAAGTACCAGTACGAACAGGGACAGGTCAGCGAGCTGGAGGTGCGGCGCAACGAGGCCCTTGTCGCCTCTACGGCGGTACAGGTCCAGCAGCTGCAGCTGGCGATGACGCAGTACGAAACCTCGCTGCTGCTGCTGATGGGACGCGACCCCAAAGAGTTCGCCGCGCGCGAAGTGCCGCGCGGGGCATACATAGCGGAACTTCCGCCCTGTCCCTCAATTCCAGAGGGGCTCCCTGCGGAGCTGTTGACTCAGCGCCCCGATATACTGCAGGCGGCCTTCAACTACCGCACGGCGCTCGCTAACATTGGCTCCGCTAAGGCGGCGCAGTATCCGACGATCTCTCTCAGCGGCCTGATCGGAAACGTCAACAACTCGGTGAGCGATATGCTGGACGGCCCGACGGGCTGGGCGGCGGCGGCCGGGATCGTAGCGCCGCTCTATAACGGAGGGAAGCTTGAGGCAAACGTAAAAAAAACAGAGGCGGCGGCCCAGCAGGCGCTCGCCCAGTACTATAAAACTGTACAGAACGCGATGAAAGAGACTATCGACGCCATCAACGCCAACGAAAAGAGCGAAGAGGTCGTAGCCCTGGAGATCAAGCAGGAAGAGGCCCAGCGCAGGGCCTTTGAACTGGCGCAGAGCCAGTACCTTGACGGAATGACAAGCCAGCTTGACCTGCTGGACGCCCAGCGCAGCCTGCTCGCCGTACAGCTGCAGCTTGAGGGCAGCCGGGCGGACCGTCTCAATTCGGCGGTCGGCCTTTGTCTCGCGCTTGGCGGAGGCTGGCAGTACCGCGCGGGCGATGATCTTGAGACGAAAGAGCTGCCAACTCCCTGGAAAGATAAAAAAGAGGCGGGAAAAAAGCAATAA
- a CDS encoding efflux RND transporter permease subunit — protein MFSIMFIKRPILATVCSIVIVIAGIVSIYTLPIAQFPELVPPQVTVSAQYPGATPEVIAQVVAAPLETQINGVDDMIYMNSVSNGQGNMVLTVTFELGTDPDQATINVNNRVQMATPSIPAEVRQYGIVVQKSSPNLLLIFSLFSPQGIYDTTYISNYALLNVVDGLKRIPGVSDVNIFTNQDYAMRIWLKPDKMSQLGITPSDVAAAIQDQNSQYALGRFGDAPTKADIQKTYIMTTTGRLTTEEEFENIIIKSIPGGETVYLRDIARVQLGAKNYSFSGTQNGTPAVPVGVTLAPGANAIHVCDEVKAQLAEAQKKFPSGLVYDIPYDTTTFVRVSIEEVIITLIEALVLVFLVVLLFLQDFRATIIPCLAVPVSIIGTFAGLKAFGFSINTLTLFGVVLAIGLVVDDAIVVIENVDRHMEEDGLSPFDATCRAMEEVTAPVIAIVLVLTSVFVPIAFLGGFTGELYKQFAVTIATSVIISGFVALSLTPALCAMILKPSDHKPKFILFKWFNSFFDRLTHGFSSSVRVMLKHGVVVFVVFLLFLGATARMAVTLPTSLVPDEDQGIIMESMSLPDGSALNQTEELAKKVSDITSSMPEVETALVFAGYNILNSSNQSNYGAGFIRLKDWDQRKGAGEDSFSVASKVMGKAWSIPEGQVFAFNPPAIIGMSTTGGVEGYLQSRETTDADEIEAIVQKFIEEADKRPEIASVTTTFSTKVPQYYVYIDRVKAKSLGVSLADVFGAMGSIYSNYYVNDFDKMGRTFQVLISSESNYRDRPDGIKYTYIRSQNGDMIPLESLVELRPTTGPDTMERFNVFPAAKLTGQPAAGYTSGQVIKALEETAATLPDGYTLAWTGTAYQEKQTGSATMIAFVLGIIMVFLILAAQYERWSLPFAVVLSVPFALFGAFAATMLRGLSDDLYFQVALVTLIGLSAKNAILIVEFALEEHQKGVPLMQAAVNASHLRFRPIIMTSLAFILGVLPLAISTGAGAASRHSIGTGIIGGMVASTVIGIFFVPCFFMMVMRLSSHKKDSAAEDAVSTAEGEAK, from the coding sequence ATGTTTTCCATAATGTTTATAAAACGGCCCATTTTGGCGACCGTTTGCTCAATAGTTATCGTTATCGCGGGGATAGTGTCCATCTATACACTTCCCATCGCGCAGTTCCCTGAACTTGTGCCGCCGCAGGTCACCGTCAGCGCGCAGTATCCGGGAGCGACGCCCGAGGTCATAGCGCAGGTCGTGGCCGCGCCGCTGGAGACGCAGATAAACGGCGTCGACGACATGATATACATGAACTCTGTCAGCAACGGACAGGGAAACATGGTTCTCACCGTCACCTTTGAGCTTGGTACTGACCCCGATCAGGCGACGATAAACGTCAACAACCGCGTGCAGATGGCCACGCCCTCAATACCGGCGGAGGTCCGCCAATATGGTATCGTTGTGCAGAAGTCGTCTCCCAACCTGCTGCTCATATTCTCGCTCTTCTCGCCGCAGGGAATATACGACACGACCTATATAAGCAATTACGCGCTGCTCAACGTCGTTGACGGCCTCAAGCGCATTCCCGGAGTCAGCGACGTCAATATCTTCACAAACCAGGATTACGCTATGCGCATCTGGCTCAAGCCAGACAAGATGTCGCAGCTGGGGATAACCCCCTCCGATGTCGCCGCCGCGATACAGGACCAGAACAGCCAGTATGCTCTGGGCCGATTCGGCGACGCGCCGACGAAGGCCGATATCCAGAAAACCTACATTATGACTACGACCGGCCGTCTGACGACGGAAGAGGAATTTGAGAATATTATTATCAAGAGCATCCCTGGAGGAGAGACCGTCTATCTCAGGGATATCGCGCGTGTGCAGCTTGGCGCGAAAAACTACAGCTTCTCTGGAACGCAGAACGGCACGCCCGCCGTCCCCGTCGGGGTCACCCTCGCTCCGGGAGCCAACGCCATACACGTATGCGACGAGGTCAAGGCTCAGCTTGCCGAGGCGCAGAAAAAGTTCCCCAGCGGGCTCGTCTACGATATCCCCTATGACACCACGACCTTCGTCCGCGTATCGATAGAAGAGGTCATCATCACGCTCATAGAGGCGCTGGTGCTGGTATTCCTTGTCGTCCTGCTCTTCCTGCAGGACTTCCGCGCCACGATAATTCCCTGTCTCGCCGTCCCTGTCTCCATAATCGGGACCTTTGCGGGACTCAAAGCCTTCGGCTTCTCAATCAACACGCTGACGCTCTTTGGCGTCGTCCTGGCGATAGGGCTGGTCGTCGATGACGCGATCGTCGTCATTGAAAATGTCGACCGCCATATGGAGGAGGACGGTCTGTCTCCCTTCGACGCGACCTGCAGGGCGATGGAAGAGGTCACGGCGCCTGTCATCGCCATCGTTCTCGTGCTCACCTCCGTCTTTGTGCCGATCGCCTTCCTTGGAGGGTTCACAGGTGAACTTTATAAGCAGTTTGCGGTTACGATCGCGACCTCGGTCATAATCTCCGGCTTTGTGGCGCTCTCGCTGACTCCGGCGCTCTGCGCGATGATCCTGAAACCCTCGGACCACAAGCCAAAATTTATCTTATTTAAATGGTTCAATTCCTTCTTTGACCGCCTCACGCACGGTTTCTCATCTTCCGTGCGTGTAATGCTCAAACACGGCGTTGTCGTCTTTGTCGTCTTTCTGCTCTTTCTCGGAGCTACGGCGCGGATGGCGGTGACGCTGCCGACCTCCCTGGTTCCCGACGAAGACCAGGGGATCATCATGGAATCTATGTCCCTGCCTGACGGCAGCGCGCTCAACCAGACCGAAGAGCTGGCGAAGAAGGTCTCCGATATAACATCCTCCATGCCGGAGGTGGAGACGGCGCTCGTCTTTGCCGGATACAACATCCTCAACTCTTCCAACCAGTCCAACTATGGCGCGGGATTCATCAGGCTAAAAGACTGGGACCAGCGCAAGGGAGCGGGCGAGGATTCGTTCTCCGTGGCGAGTAAAGTGATGGGGAAGGCCTGGAGCATTCCCGAGGGGCAGGTCTTTGCCTTTAATCCGCCGGCGATCATCGGCATGAGCACCACTGGCGGCGTCGAAGGCTATCTGCAGAGCAGGGAAACCACGGATGCCGATGAAATTGAGGCCATCGTCCAGAAGTTCATTGAAGAGGCAGACAAGAGGCCGGAAATCGCGAGCGTGACGACGACCTTCTCAACGAAGGTGCCGCAGTATTACGTCTACATCGACAGGGTGAAGGCTAAATCGCTCGGAGTCAGCCTTGCGGATGTCTTTGGGGCGATGGGCAGCATCTACAGCAACTACTATGTAAATGACTTCGACAAGATGGGGCGCACCTTCCAGGTGCTCATCTCCTCCGAGTCGAATTACAGGGACAGGCCTGACGGCATCAAGTATACCTATATCCGTTCACAGAACGGCGACATGATACCGCTGGAGTCGCTGGTCGAACTGCGGCCGACGACGGGACCGGACACAATGGAGCGTTTCAACGTCTTTCCCGCCGCGAAGCTGACGGGACAGCCGGCCGCTGGTTACACCTCCGGGCAGGTGATAAAGGCCCTGGAGGAGACGGCGGCGACGCTGCCGGACGGCTATACGCTCGCCTGGACCGGTACGGCATATCAGGAGAAGCAGACCGGATCGGCGACGATGATCGCCTTCGTGCTGGGAATTATCATGGTATTCCTCATTCTGGCGGCGCAGTACGAGCGGTGGAGCCTGCCCTTCGCGGTGGTCCTATCCGTTCCCTTCGCGCTCTTCGGCGCCTTTGCCGCGACGATGCTGCGCGGCCTCTCAGACGACCTTTACTTCCAGGTGGCGCTGGTCACGCTGATCGGCCTATCCGCGAAGAACGCCATTTTGATCGTTGAATTCGCGCTGGAAGAGCACCAAAAAGGGGTGCCGCTGATGCAGGCGGCGGTAAACGCCTCGCACCTGCGCTTCCGGCCGATCATCATGACCTCGCTGGCCTTCATACTCGGAGTCCTGCCGCTCGCCATCAGTACCGGCGCGGGCGCCGCCAGCCGACACTCGATCGGAACGGGTATAATAGGCGGTATGGTGGCATCCACCGTGATCGGCATATTCTTTGTACCCTGTTTCTTTATGATGGTCATGCGGCTCTCTTCACATAAAAAGGATTCCGCAGCCGAAGATGCAGTTTCAACAGCGGAAGGGGAGGCGAAGTAA
- a CDS encoding efflux RND transporter periplasmic adaptor subunit — protein MENENKTTEIQSEPQNAESKKYIVYVIIAFIIIAAAAGWWYFKNEEKKKAAAAAAAMVPPPVVSEMTVKRSNMPITMEYTGQTAGFKQAELRAQVGGIIKKKSYKEGMPVKAGQVMFVIDQAPYRAAVNRNYASLKQSEVQMNLMKSDYDRASALYKKNAVSKADFDTAESNFKASKSAVDAARAALRQSQIDLEWTTVRAPIAGLSGKENYSVGNLIEAGGLLTTIVQSDKVYVDFAIPADTYRKSKQLAEQGFLKTEEGGPYVELALGDGTKIDKKGKIDFQNQFVTPQTASINARAVFDNKGNSLYSGQFVRVYVKGYYVPNIIQVPLKAILQASEKSFVYKLNDENTAEKVEITILRTIDNTCLVGKGLEEGERIVLDGVGKVRPGEKVAVEGAK, from the coding sequence GTGGAAAACGAAAACAAGACAACGGAAATACAGAGTGAGCCCCAGAATGCCGAGAGCAAAAAATATATAGTATACGTAATCATCGCATTCATAATTATCGCCGCCGCCGCGGGCTGGTGGTATTTTAAGAACGAAGAAAAGAAAAAGGCCGCCGCAGCCGCCGCTGCGATGGTCCCGCCTCCAGTCGTCTCTGAAATGACGGTCAAACGTTCCAACATGCCGATCACAATGGAATACACTGGACAGACGGCGGGTTTCAAACAGGCGGAGCTGCGCGCGCAGGTCGGAGGCATCATAAAGAAAAAATCATATAAAGAGGGCATGCCGGTAAAGGCCGGTCAGGTCATGTTCGTCATCGATCAGGCACCCTACCGCGCCGCCGTCAACAGGAATTACGCTTCGCTGAAGCAGAGCGAAGTGCAGATGAACCTGATGAAGTCGGATTATGACAGAGCGTCGGCTCTTTATAAGAAAAACGCCGTGAGTAAGGCTGATTTTGATACGGCGGAGTCGAACTTCAAGGCGTCGAAATCAGCGGTGGATGCGGCACGCGCCGCGCTGCGCCAATCCCAGATAGATTTGGAATGGACGACCGTCAGAGCTCCGATCGCGGGTCTGAGCGGCAAAGAAAATTATTCCGTGGGGAATCTAATCGAGGCGGGAGGGCTTCTGACTACGATCGTACAGTCAGACAAGGTCTACGTTGATTTTGCGATACCCGCCGACACATATCGTAAAAGTAAGCAGCTTGCAGAACAGGGTTTCCTTAAAACCGAAGAGGGCGGACCCTATGTGGAGCTGGCGCTGGGTGACGGTACTAAGATAGATAAAAAGGGAAAGATAGACTTCCAGAACCAGTTCGTCACGCCGCAGACCGCTTCGATCAACGCGCGCGCCGTATTTGACAACAAGGGCAACTCCCTCTATTCAGGGCAGTTTGTACGCGTCTATGTAAAAGGATATTATGTCCCCAACATCATTCAGGTGCCGCTTAAAGCCATCCTGCAGGCCAGCGAAAAATCGTTCGTTTACAAACTTAACGACGAAAATACGGCGGAAAAGGTCGAGATAACGATACTTAGGACGATAGACAATACCTGCCTTGTGGGCAAGGGGCTCGAAGAGGGAGAGAGAATAGTTCTTGACGGCGTCGGCAAGGTGCGTCCCGGCGAAAAGGTAGCAGTAGAGGGAGCAAAATAA
- the rlmD gene encoding 23S rRNA (uracil(1939)-C(5))-methyltransferase RlmD, protein MIQGDKIKVTISDLNNEGEGVVRAGDERFVVFVADALPGEEVEARLVTKKKNYGTAKVLRRLSESPERITPACGIFGRCGGCQLQHISYGAQLRMKRKTVVDALERIGGIEAPNVHECVPSPELWGYRNKASLPVQSLGGESLRAGFYRPRSHDIIPYSDCPVLLPQINRNLNGLLTALREEGFCGAREGRRSLPNELIRHIVVRQAQFGEDSLCAVIGRRPLSKKEEKSLRSAAQKIKGLSGMVYNINDSPGNFIWGGRTIPIYGAELMSERLGRYNFTFEASSFFQVNSAQALSLYEYAAGLALDGAPGKILELYSGVGSLTAFLAAGGAEVTAVESWLPAAKYIAGNAERNGIKKIVPHTAQAEDIAESLSGSRCDVVVVDPPRSGCDEKVIAAMLKAVPERIVYVSCNPATLARDIKRLAEGGYTPLEARPFDMFPQTGHVETAALLVKTGK, encoded by the coding sequence ATGATACAGGGAGATAAGATAAAGGTTACGATTTCAGATCTTAATAACGAAGGCGAAGGCGTCGTCCGCGCGGGCGACGAGCGTTTTGTTGTCTTTGTCGCCGACGCCCTTCCTGGCGAAGAGGTGGAAGCCCGTCTTGTCACAAAGAAGAAAAACTACGGGACGGCTAAAGTGCTGCGCAGGTTATCCGAATCGCCCGAGCGTATAACGCCGGCCTGCGGCATCTTTGGACGCTGCGGAGGCTGTCAGCTCCAGCACATATCCTACGGCGCCCAGCTGAGGATGAAGCGGAAGACGGTTGTTGACGCATTGGAGAGGATCGGCGGGATAGAGGCGCCGAACGTTCATGAGTGCGTTCCTTCGCCGGAGCTTTGGGGTTACCGCAACAAGGCGTCGCTGCCGGTGCAGAGCCTTGGCGGCGAAAGCCTGCGCGCGGGTTTTTACAGGCCGCGCAGCCACGATATAATCCCATATTCCGACTGCCCCGTACTGCTGCCGCAGATAAATAGAAATCTTAACGGGCTTCTCACGGCACTGCGCGAAGAGGGCTTTTGCGGCGCGCGCGAGGGCAGGCGGTCACTGCCGAACGAGCTGATCCGCCATATCGTCGTTAGGCAGGCGCAGTTCGGCGAGGATTCGCTCTGCGCGGTGATCGGCAGACGGCCGCTTTCAAAAAAAGAGGAAAAGAGCCTGCGCTCCGCCGCGCAAAAGATAAAGGGACTGTCTGGGATGGTATATAACATAAACGACTCTCCCGGGAATTTCATCTGGGGCGGCCGTACCATACCCATATACGGCGCGGAGCTGATGAGTGAACGGCTGGGAAGATATAATTTCACCTTCGAGGCCAGCTCCTTTTTCCAGGTGAACTCCGCCCAGGCCCTCAGTCTTTACGAGTACGCCGCGGGGCTTGCCCTCGACGGCGCGCCCGGTAAAATACTCGAACTCTATTCCGGCGTCGGCAGCCTCACCGCCTTCTTAGCCGCCGGCGGCGCCGAGGTGACCGCCGTTGAAAGCTGGCTTCCCGCGGCGAAGTATATCGCCGGCAACGCCGAACGGAACGGCATAAAAAAGATCGTCCCGCACACCGCTCAGGCGGAGGATATCGCGGAGAGCCTAAGCGGCAGCCGCTGCGACGTCGTAGTGGTGGACCCGCCGCGCTCCGGCTGCGACGAAAAAGTCATCGCCGCGATGCTGAAGGCGGTTCCGGAGAGGATCGTATACGTCTCCTGCAACCCGGCGACGCTCGCCAGAGATATCAAGCGCCTCGCGGAGGGAGGCTACACGCCGCTTGAGGCGCGTCCCTTCGATATGTTCCCGCAGACCGGGCACGTGGAGACGGCGGCGCTGCTAGTTAAAACAGGGAAATAA
- a CDS encoding PTS sugar transporter subunit IIC/EAL domain-containing protein, with protein MKIDNTIEMIETLPMTRALRTALVMSIPILMIGSFSLILKSLPIPAYQRFLEIFFGGALRDILDIAHRATFGIFSLYMVLAVSRNYSQDNSSDPLMFYGAPIASLISFVILCGFFSGRPSIAALGVNGMFTALLCAVCIPPAYLCFVKRFGGRRRIYTKGADYIFNLAIGSLLPLFLTVLFVSSLNYIIVQSFGVSGLYELLVKGGQHIFSGRERSLKSAVLFLVSSGVMWFFGIHGNNVLDSVIKTVFYPGIEVNHSMLAVGLVPSEILTKTFFDTFVYMGGCGGAISLLAAVLIFSKRPSSRNLAKLAFLPMLFNVNEIMLIGLPVVLNPIFLIPFILTPITSCLISYAAFYFELLPVTVNAVEWTTPVLYGGYASTGSMAGVLLQLVNMIVGVFIYRPFILFSDKEQELISNKQMNALVRLLQEQEVKRSPVMLTELYGTMGAVAKELAEDLDYALFSHELMLYYQPQFDDKRRCIGAEALLRWNHRRFGFIYPPLIIKLAEEKGFLSELEENIIIRAAKDLPLVQNALGSEISVSVNVSGLTIETDAFEQFLKKAALSGKINAGKINLEVTEQMALSSDPRTEERLRRICALGFHLEIDDFSMGHTSVKFLQSGIFGTVKLDGAIIKDILHNQRSREIIASIMGLSRSLGFKVIAEYVENEAIMEALEEIGCRAYQGYLFSPPLPLDRLPESVKK; from the coding sequence ATGAAAATAGATAATACCATAGAAATGATAGAGACTTTACCAATGACGAGGGCGCTGCGTACGGCCCTGGTAATGTCCATCCCCATCCTGATGATCGGTTCCTTCTCGCTGATACTTAAGTCTCTTCCCATACCGGCCTATCAGCGCTTTTTAGAGATTTTTTTCGGCGGCGCGCTTCGTGATATTCTGGACATCGCCCACCGGGCGACGTTTGGGATATTTTCACTCTATATGGTGCTTGCGGTGAGCAGGAATTATTCGCAGGACAACAGCTCCGACCCGCTCATGTTTTACGGCGCACCGATCGCTTCGCTGATATCCTTCGTCATTTTATGCGGTTTTTTTTCCGGGCGTCCCTCAATAGCGGCTCTCGGCGTCAACGGCATGTTCACCGCCCTCCTATGCGCCGTATGCATACCTCCGGCATATCTTTGCTTTGTTAAGAGATTCGGCGGCAGGCGAAGGATATATACCAAAGGGGCGGATTATATATTCAACCTCGCGATCGGCTCCCTGCTGCCGCTCTTTCTGACGGTACTTTTCGTCTCTTCGCTTAACTATATTATCGTACAGTCATTCGGCGTCTCAGGGCTGTATGAACTATTGGTAAAGGGCGGACAGCACATTTTCAGCGGCAGGGAGCGTTCACTGAAAAGCGCGGTACTCTTCCTCGTATCTTCAGGGGTGATGTGGTTCTTCGGCATCCACGGCAACAATGTGCTCGACAGTGTTATTAAAACCGTCTTTTACCCCGGCATAGAGGTAAACCATTCAATGCTTGCCGTAGGGCTGGTCCCCAGCGAGATATTAACGAAGACCTTCTTTGACACCTTTGTATATATGGGCGGCTGCGGCGGCGCTATCTCGCTGTTGGCCGCCGTACTTATTTTTTCTAAGAGGCCCAGCAGCCGCAACCTCGCCAAGCTCGCTTTTCTGCCGATGCTCTTCAATGTCAACGAGATCATGCTCATCGGCCTGCCGGTGGTACTCAACCCAATATTCCTGATCCCCTTTATCCTGACGCCGATAACCTCATGTCTGATCTCATATGCCGCCTTTTACTTTGAACTGCTCCCTGTCACCGTCAACGCCGTCGAATGGACTACGCCGGTGCTCTACGGCGGCTATGCTTCGACAGGATCTATGGCCGGCGTGCTGCTGCAGCTGGTAAATATGATCGTTGGCGTCTTCATCTACCGTCCCTTTATTCTCTTTTCAGACAAAGAGCAGGAGCTTATCTCCAACAAACAAATGAACGCCCTTGTGAGGCTGCTGCAGGAACAGGAGGTGAAACGCTCACCGGTGATGCTGACAGAGCTTTACGGAACGATGGGGGCCGTGGCGAAGGAGCTGGCGGAAGATCTCGATTACGCGCTTTTCTCACATGAACTGATGCTCTATTATCAGCCGCAGTTTGACGACAAAAGGCGCTGTATCGGCGCGGAGGCGCTGCTGCGCTGGAACCACCGCCGCTTCGGCTTTATCTATCCCCCACTTATCATAAAGCTGGCCGAAGAGAAGGGCTTCCTCTCGGAACTGGAAGAGAATATAATAATACGTGCCGCGAAGGATCTGCCGCTTGTGCAGAATGCCTTGGGCAGCGAAATATCCGTGAGCGTCAACGTATCCGGTCTGACGATCGAGACCGACGCCTTTGAACAGTTCCTGAAAAAAGCCGCTCTCAGCGGAAAGATAAACGCCGGAAAGATCAACCTCGAGGTCACAGAGCAGATGGCTCTCAGCTCCGACCCGCGAACGGAGGAGCGTCTCCGGAGGATATGCGCTTTGGGTTTTCATCTGGAGATCGACGATTTTTCCATGGGACATACGTCAGTCAAGTTTTTGCAGAGCGGCATCTTTGGAACGGTAAAGCTCGATGGAGCGATCATAAAGGATATCCTGCACAATCAGAGAAGCCGCGAGATAATCGCCTCCATCATGGGGCTCTCCCGCTCGCTCGGATTTAAGGTCATCGCCGAATATGTGGAGAACGAGGCCATCATGGAGGCGCTTGAGGAGATAGGCTGCCGAGCATACCAGGGGTACCTTTTCAGCCCGCCGCTGCCGCTTGATAGGCTGCCGGAGTCCGTCAAAAAATAA
- a CDS encoding signal peptidase II, which yields MREYISSKAALICTAAFFISLFADRLTKYAALRLGWNTSLNAGLSFGLFSETGSSVVTAASAVILLILLILCVHCARWRGPLFRLGGGFMLGGAAGNLMDRLSCGQVIDWLPLPMSEIFFRGGLWINAADIFLSAGAAMIIFALWKERKSGL from the coding sequence TTGAGAGAATATATATCTTCGAAAGCAGCGCTGATATGCACCGCCGCCTTTTTTATCTCTCTCTTCGCTGACAGGCTGACGAAATATGCGGCGTTAAGGCTGGGATGGAACACCAGCCTTAACGCCGGTCTCTCTTTCGGGCTCTTCAGCGAGACCGGATCTTCCGTGGTTACGGCGGCCAGCGCAGTTATCTTATTGATATTATTGATTCTTTGTGTACACTGCGCGCGCTGGCGGGGGCCGCTTTTCCGTCTCGGCGGCGGTTTTATGCTCGGCGGGGCCGCCGGTAATCTCATGGACAGACTGTCCTGCGGACAGGTGATCGACTGGCTTCCGCTTCCTATGTCGGAGATATTTTTCCGAGGCGGGCTATGGATAAACGCGGCGGATATTTTTCTGTCCGCAGGAGCGGCGATGATAATTTTCGCACTTTGGAAAGAGCGCAAAAGCGGCTTATAG
- a CDS encoding response regulator, translated as MKIIAVDDEKLVLEDLVEQLISLPYVSKVKGFTKPAEALKYIEENNIDAAFVDINMRGMDGLALATEINRISPTAAVIFLTGYSEYAVDAFKLRASGYLLKPASIEDIEAELANLRLSVAKDRGCRLRVQTFGNFEVFSGDRPVHFKRAKSKELFAYLIDRRGAGATMAEIAAILWECKNYDRSLLNQIHTFISDLIAALRAEGADDVIIKGRNNVAVNPEMIDCDYYRFLRGEVAAVNSFTGEYMKNYSWAEFTVGYLTKVSGRGRNKV; from the coding sequence ATGAAAATCATTGCGGTAGACGACGAAAAACTTGTCCTTGAGGATCTTGTGGAGCAGCTCATATCGCTTCCCTACGTGTCAAAAGTCAAGGGTTTCACAAAACCGGCGGAGGCTCTTAAGTATATAGAGGAAAATAATATCGACGCCGCCTTTGTCGACATCAATATGCGCGGCATGGACGGGCTGGCGCTTGCCACGGAGATAAACAGAATATCGCCCACGGCTGCGGTGATCTTCCTCACCGGGTATTCCGAATACGCGGTGGACGCCTTTAAGCTTCGTGCCTCCGGATATCTGCTGAAACCGGCCTCTATTGAGGATATTGAGGCGGAGTTGGCCAATCTGCGTCTCTCCGTGGCTAAGGATAGGGGATGTCGCTTGCGCGTCCAGACCTTTGGCAACTTTGAGGTCTTCTCGGGCGACAGGCCAGTACATTTTAAAAGAGCAAAGTCAAAGGAGCTGTTCGCCTATCTGATTGACCGGCGCGGGGCGGGCGCGACGATGGCGGAGATTGCCGCCATACTATGGGAATGTAAAAATTATGACCGCTCTCTGCTCAACCAGATACATACCTTCATCTCCGACCTGATCGCGGCGCTGAGGGCCGAGGGTGCCGACGACGTCATTATCAAGGGACGGAACAACGTGGCGGTGAATCCCGAGATGATCGACTGCGATTATTACCGCTTTCTGCGCGGTGAGGTCGCCGCGGTAAATTCCTTTACGGGGGAGTATATGAAGAACTACAGTTGGGCGGAGTTTACGGTTGGATACCTGACAAAGGTAAGCGGGCGCGGGCGGAATAAAGTTTGA